In Vigna unguiculata cultivar IT97K-499-35 chromosome 3, ASM411807v1, whole genome shotgun sequence, a single genomic region encodes these proteins:
- the LOC114177304 gene encoding abscisic acid 8'-hydroxylase 3-like isoform X2, whose product MLNVLMREEVLLVVQNCYHIILVALLSIGVTYLASKAWKRATTNNREEIPGRLGLPFVGETFSFLSATNSTRGCYDFVRLRRLWNGRWFKTRLFGKIHIFVPNPEGARTIFANDFVLFNKGYVKSMADAVGKKSLLCVPVESHKRIRRLLSEPFSMTSLSAFVTKFDKLLCERLQKLEERGKSFKVLDFCMKMTFDAMCDMLMSITEDSLLQQIEEDCNAVSDAMLSIPIMIPGTRYYKGITARKRLMETFREIIGRRRRGEETREDFLQSMLQRDSLPPSEKLDDSEIMDNLLTLIIAGQTTTAAAMMWSVKFLHDNREAQDILREEQLSITNIKPDGASLSHEDLNNIRYGLKVVKETLRMSNVLLWFPRVALQDCTIEGYDIKKGWHVNIDATYIHHDSDLYNDPLKFNPKRFDEHQKPYSFIPFGSGPRTCLGINMAKVTMLVFLHRLAGGYTWTLDDLDTCLEKKAHIPRLRSGCPITLKSLSKTMLEA is encoded by the exons aTGTTGAATGTGTTGATGAGAGAAGAGGTACTATTGGTAGTGCAGAACTGTTACCACATAATCTTGGTCGCATTATTGAGTATAGGAGTAACATATTTGGCTTCAAAAGCTTGGAAGAGAGCTACAACCAACAATAGAGAAGAGATTCCTGGAAGGTTGGGACTGCCTTTTGTTGGggaaactttttcttttctttcggCCACTAATAGCACAAGGGGATGCTATGATTTTGTCAGACTTAGGCGATTGTG GAATGGGAGATGGTTCAAGACAAGGCTATTTGGGAAGATCCACATATTTGTTCCTAATCCTGAAGGAGCAAGGACCATATTTGCTAATGACTTTGTACTATTCAACAAGGGTTATGTGAAATCAATGGCAGATGCCGTGGGAAAGAAAAGCTTGTTATGTGTACCCGTTGAGAGTCACAAAAGAATAAGGCGTCTTCTATCAGAACCATTTTCCATGACTTCCCTATCCGCATTTGTCACCAAATTTGACAAACTATTGTGTGAAAGGCTACAAAAGCTAGAAGAAAGAGGGAAAAGTTTCAAAGTGTTGGACTTTTGTATGAAg ATGACATTCGATGCAATGTGTGATATGCTGATGAGCATCACGGAGGATTCATTACTCCAACAGATAGAAGAAGACTGCAACGCCGTCTCTGACGCCATGTTATCCATTCCCATCATGATTCCTGGTACCAGATACTATAAAGGCATCACG GCTCGTAAAAGGCTCATGGAGACCTTCAGAGAGATCATTGGCAGACGTAGGAGGGGAGAAGAAACTCGAGAGGATTTTCTTCAGTCAATGTTGCAGAGAGACTCACTCCCACCCAGTGAAAAGCTTGATGACTCGGAGATAATGGATAACCTGCTGACATTGATAATTGCTGGACAAACGACCACGGCAGCGGCAATGATGTGGAGTGTAAAGTTTCTACATGACAACAGAGAAGCACAGGACATACTCAGG GAAGAACAGTTATCTATAACCAATATTAAACCAGACGGAGCTTCACTTAGCCATGAAGATCTAAATAACATACGTTATGGTTTGAAG GTAGTCAAGGAAACATTGAGAATGTCCAATGTCCTGCTTTGGTTTCCTCGTGTCGCACTTCAAGACTGCACGATCGAAG GGTATGACATAAAGAAAGGTTGGCATGTTAACATCGATGCAACTTACATACATCACGACTCTGATTTGTACAATGATCCGTTGAAATTCAACCCAAAAAGATTTGAT GAACATCAAAAGCCGTACAGTTTCATACCTTTCGGATCAGGGCCTAGGACATGCCTTGGGATCAATATGGCGAAAGTGACAATGTTAGTCTTTTTACACAGGCTCGCCGGTGGTTATAC GTGGACCCTTGATGATTTAGACACTTGCTTAGAAAAGAAGGCACACATACCTAGGCTAAGGAGCGGTTGCCCAATAACTTTGAAGTCCTTGAGCAAAACCATGCTAGAGGCATAA
- the LOC114176043 gene encoding AAA-ATPase At3g50940-like, with protein MSFFSSSTPDSNLATAKTVLSTAASVAATAMVIRSVASEILPPEFMSYVRDGLRSALSRFSSETTMVIEEFDGLVSNQIYEAAETYLGSRISPSTQRLKVTKPETDDTFILTMERNECLDDVFNGVKFNWVLVCRQVETRHFHNPRDMNATLKSEVRSLELSFHKKHKDMVLNTYLPFIMKEAKSLKQETKALKIFTVDYHCMYGNPNDAWTGINLDHPATFETVAMERDVKEFVVRDLERFVARKEYYRKVGKAWKRGYLLYGPPGTGKSSLIAAMANYLRFDVYDLELTELQTNSDLRRLLIAMPNRSILVVEDIDCTIEFHDRRAEPTHFSPFSSANNNDRQVTLSGLLNFVDGLWSSCGDERIIVFTTNHKEKLDPALLRPGRMDVHIHMSYCTPCGFRQLCSNYLGLKEHDLFPQIEEEIQKTQVTPAEVAEQLLKSNDTETCLKQLIDFLRKKKETQEELEAKTKEQEAKDKEERQKKELDDGGKEGVDNDEKKSTT; from the exons ATGTCCTTCTTTTCCTCTTCAACGCCCGATTCAAACCTCGCCACCGCGAAGACGGTCCTCTCCACGGCGGCATCGGTGGCCGCCACCGCAATGGTAATCCGTTCGGTAGCCAGCGAGATCCTCCCACCGGAGTTCATGTCGTACGTCAGAGATGGCCTCCGCAGCGCGCTGTCGCGGTTCTCATCGGAGACAACGATGGTGATCGAGGAGTTCGACGGCCTCGTGAGCAACCAAATCTACGAGGCGGCGGAGACCTACCTGGGCTCCAGAATCTCCCCCTCCACGCAGAGACTCAAGGTGACCAAACCCGAAACCGACGACACCTTCATCCTCACAATGGAGCGCAACGAGTGCCTGGACGACGTGTTTAACGGCGTCAAGTTTAACTGGGTCCTGGTGTGCCGTCAAGTGGAGACACGACACTTCCACAACCCGCGCGACATGAACGCCACTTTGAAATCGGAGGTTCGGTCCTTGGAACTGAGCTTCCACAAGAAGCACAAAGACATGGTCCTCAACACCTACCTTCCCTTCATTATGAAGGAGGCCAAGTCCTTGAAGCAGGAGACGAAGGCCTTGAAGATCTTCACCGTGGATTACCACTGCATGTACGGAAACCCCAACGACGCCTGGACTGGGATCAATCTGGACCACCCGGCGACGTTTGAGACGGTGGCTATGGAGCGTGACGTGAAGGAGTTTGTGGTGAGGGATTTGGAGAGGTTTGTGGCGAGGAAGGAGTATTATAGAAAAGTTGGGAAGGCATGGAAGAGAGGGTACTTGCTCTATGGACCTCCCGGTACAGGCAAATCCAGTTTGATTGCTGCTATGGCTAATTACTTGCGCTTTGATGTCTATGACTTGGAGCTCACCGAGTTGCAGACCAATTCCGATCTCAGGAGATTACTCATTGCCATGCCTAATAGGTCCATTCTCGTTGTTGAGGACATTGATTGCACTATTGAGTTTCACGATCGCAGAGCGGAGCCCACACACTTTTCGCCCTTTTCCTCTGCAAATAATAACGACAGACAG GTTACACTGTCGGGGTTGCTGAATTTCGTTGACGGGTTATGGTCAAGTTGTGGAGACGAGAGGATAATAGTGTTCACAACGAACCACAAGGAGAAGCTTGACCCTGCGTTGCTCCGCCCTGGTCGCATGGATGTTCATATTCACATGTCCTATTGCACTCCCTGCGGTTTTAGGCAGCTATGTTCCAATTACCTCGGACTCAAAGAACATGATCTCTTCCCACAGATTGAGGAAGAAATTCAGAAAACCCAGGTGACTCCAGCTGAAGTGGCAGAACAGCTTCTGAAGAGCAACGACACTGAAACTTGTCTTAAACAGCTtatagatttcctaagaaaaaagaaagaaacacagGAGGAGCTGGAGGCTAAAACGAAGGAACAGGAGGCCAAAGATAAAGAGGAACGGCAGAAGAAGGAGCTCGATGATGGTGGTAAAGAAGGGGTTGATAATGACGAAAAGAAAAGTACAACTTAA
- the LOC114174963 gene encoding AAA-ATPase At3g50940-like, translating into MFPSRDMAMASPSSIFSAYASMTASIMLLRSITNDLIPQPIRGYLINTFRYFFKPRSNTLTLIIQEYSSGIARNHLYDAAEVYLSTKITPQNERLSVSKTPKEKKLSLRLEKGEELVDWFDGVKLNWNLICSEFEKGNGSYDHSRNSSTRTEKKYFELSFEKKHKEMVVETYLPFVIDKEKEMKDEERVLKMHTLNTFYGHGGFMWDSINLDHPSTFETVAMEAEMKNHIMEDLNRFLRRREFYRKAGRAWKRGYLLYGPPGTGKSSLIAAMANYLKFDIYDLQLDNLVTDSDLRKLLLATANRSILVIEDIDCSVDLPGRRHGDGRKQPNVQLSLCGLLNFIDGLWSSCGDERIIILTTNHKERLDPALLRPGRMDMHINMSYCSYHGFKVLASNYLGISWDHHLFGEIEGLIEGTHITPAQVAEELMKSEDAEVALQGFLKVLKRKKMEGDVSENDGSDKTELNQSKSSKVGCKQKRPVCISKRKNSTGTQRRTRARTLQ; encoded by the exons atgTTTCCTTCCAGAGACATGGCCATGGCTTCACCCTCTTCAATCTTCTCTGCTTACGCTTCCATGACAGCTTCCATCATGCTTCTGCGTTCAATAACCAACGACCTCATTCCTCAACCAATTCGTGGATACCTTATCAACACCTTCCGCTACTTCTTCAAGCCTCGCTCCAACACTCTCACTCTCATCATCCAAGAGTACTCCAGCGGCATAGCTCGCAACCATCTCTACGATGCTGCAGAGGTTTACCTGTCCACAAAAATCACCCCCCAGAACGAGAGACTAAGCGTCAGCAAGACTCCAAAGGAGAAAAAGCTCTCCTTAAGACTTGAAAAGGGTGAAGAGCTGGTTGATTGGTTTGATGGGGTTAAACTCAACTGGAATCTCATCTGCTCAGAGTTCGAAAAGGGCAATGGTTCCTATGATCACTCCAGAAACAGCTCCACCAGAACAGAAAAGAAGTACTTTGAGCTAAGCTTTGAGAAGAAGCACAAGGAGATGGTGGTGGAAACTTACTTGCCTTTCGTTATTGACAAAGAGAAGGAGATGAAGGACGAGGAGAGGGTGTTGAAGATGCACACTCTCAACACTTTCTATGGCCACGGAGGGTTCATGTGGGATTCCATTAACTTGGACCACCCTTCAACGTTTGAGACCGTGGCGATGGAGGCAGAGATGAAGAACCACATAATGGAGGATTTGAACAGGTTTTTGAGGAGGAGGGAGTTTTACAGGAAAGCTGGGAGGGCGTGGAAACGAGGGTACCTGTTGTATGGCCCTCCTGGAACCGGCAAATCGAGCTTGATCGCAGCCATGGCGAATTACTTGAAGTTCGATATCTATGATCTCCAACTTGACAACCTAGTCACCGATTCAGACCTCAGAAAGTTGTTGCTGGCAACTGCAAATAGGTCTATTCTTGTGATTGAAGACATTGATTGTAGTGTTGATCTGCCAGGGCGCAGACATGGAGATGGACGCAAGCAACCTAATGTGCAG TTGAGTTTGTGCGGGTTACTGAACTTCATAGATGGGTTATGGTCGAGTTGTGGTGACGAGAGGATCATCATACTCACCACCAACCACAAGGAGAGGCTTGACCCGGCACTGTTGAGGCCTGGAAGAATGGACATGCACATTAACATGTCTTATTGCTCCTACCACGGGTTCAAGGTTTTGGCCTCAAACTACTTGGGCATTTCTTGGGATCATCACCTGTTTGGGGAGATTGAAGGCCTGATAGAGGGCACGCACATAACCCCGGCACAAGTGGCAGAGGAATTGATGAAGAGCGAAGATGCTGAGGTTGCACTACAAGGATTCCTGAAGGTGCTTAAGCGAAAGAAGATGGAAGGTGATGTGTCTGAGAATGATGGTTCTGATAAAACAGAACTTAACCAATCCAAAAGCTCCAAAGTTGGTTGCAAGCAGAAAAGACCAGTTTGTATCAGCAAGAGAAAAAATAGTACGGGTACTCAGAGAAGAACAAGAGCACGTACTTTGCAATAA
- the LOC114175848 gene encoding thioredoxin domain-containing protein PLP3A, with protein MDPNAVKSTLSNLAFGNVMAAAARDYQKELLAQQKAEGSSSVNEEVDLDELMDDPELEKLHAERIAALKKEVEKREEWKKKGHGEYREITEGDFLGEVTGSEKVICHFYHKEFYRCKIIDKHLKSLAPKHIDTKFIKLDAENAPFFVTKLAVKTLPCVILFRQGVAVDRLVGFQDVGGKDDFTTRTLEALLIKKGIIAEKKDEDDEDDEYLDSTRRVVRSSTIAGSDSDSE; from the exons ATGGATCCGAACGCGGTGAAGTCCACTCTGTCCAATTTGGCGTTTGGAAACGTAATGGCAGCAGCTGCCCGTGATTATCAGAag GAATTGCTTGCTCAACAGAAGGCAGAGGGATCAAGTTCGGTAAATGAGGAGGTTGACCTTGATGAGTTAATGGAT GATCCTGAGTTGGAAAAGTTGCACGCAGAAAGGATTGCAGCTCTTAAG AAAGAAGTAGAGAAACGAGAGGAATGGAAGAAGAAAGGTCATGGAGAATACAGGGAAATAACAGAGGGTGATTTCTTAGGCGAAGTCACTGGAAGTGAAAAGGTGATTTGTCACTTCTACCATAAGGAGTTCTATAGATGCAA GATAATTGATAAGCATTTAAAGTCCCTTGCACCAAAGCATATTGATACGAAATTCATCAAGCTTGATGCAGAG AATGCGCCTTTCTTTGTTACAAAACTGGCTGTGAAGACTTTGCCTTGTGTCATACTGTTCAG acaaGGAGTTGCAGTAGATAGATTGGTTGGATTTCAAGATGTGGGAGGGAAAGATGATTTTACTACAAGAACACTGGAGGCTCTGCTGATAAAGAAAG GTATAATTGCCGAGAAGAAAGATgaggatgatgaagatgatgaataTCTTGACAGTACACGCAGAGTCGTCAGATCCTCCACAATTGCTGGttctgattctgattctgaATAA
- the LOC114177304 gene encoding abscisic acid 8'-hydroxylase 3-like isoform X1, which translates to MLNVLMREEVLLVVQNCYHIILVALLSIGVTYLASKAWKRATTNNREEIPGRLGLPFVGETFSFLSATNSTRGCYDFVRLRRLWNGRWFKTRLFGKIHIFVPNPEGARTIFANDFVLFNKGYVKSMADAVGKKSLLCVPVESHKRIRRLLSEPFSMTSLSAFVTKFDKLLCERLQKLEERGKSFKVLDFCMKMTFDAMCDMLMSITEDSLLQQIEEDCNAVSDAMLSIPIMIPGTRYYKGITARKRLMETFREIIGRRRRGEETREDFLQSMLQRDSLPPSEKLDDSEIMDNLLTLIIAGQTTTAAAMMWSVKFLHDNREAQDILREEQLSITNIKPDGASLSHEDLNNIRYGLKVVKETLRMSNVLLWFPRVALQDCTIEGELLNLLLRYQYNYAHYGLLNYRRASLVFLAFYDYVTNHTGYDIKKGWHVNIDATYIHHDSDLYNDPLKFNPKRFDEHQKPYSFIPFGSGPRTCLGINMAKVTMLVFLHRLAGGYTWTLDDLDTCLEKKAHIPRLRSGCPITLKSLSKTMLEA; encoded by the exons aTGTTGAATGTGTTGATGAGAGAAGAGGTACTATTGGTAGTGCAGAACTGTTACCACATAATCTTGGTCGCATTATTGAGTATAGGAGTAACATATTTGGCTTCAAAAGCTTGGAAGAGAGCTACAACCAACAATAGAGAAGAGATTCCTGGAAGGTTGGGACTGCCTTTTGTTGGggaaactttttcttttctttcggCCACTAATAGCACAAGGGGATGCTATGATTTTGTCAGACTTAGGCGATTGTG GAATGGGAGATGGTTCAAGACAAGGCTATTTGGGAAGATCCACATATTTGTTCCTAATCCTGAAGGAGCAAGGACCATATTTGCTAATGACTTTGTACTATTCAACAAGGGTTATGTGAAATCAATGGCAGATGCCGTGGGAAAGAAAAGCTTGTTATGTGTACCCGTTGAGAGTCACAAAAGAATAAGGCGTCTTCTATCAGAACCATTTTCCATGACTTCCCTATCCGCATTTGTCACCAAATTTGACAAACTATTGTGTGAAAGGCTACAAAAGCTAGAAGAAAGAGGGAAAAGTTTCAAAGTGTTGGACTTTTGTATGAAg ATGACATTCGATGCAATGTGTGATATGCTGATGAGCATCACGGAGGATTCATTACTCCAACAGATAGAAGAAGACTGCAACGCCGTCTCTGACGCCATGTTATCCATTCCCATCATGATTCCTGGTACCAGATACTATAAAGGCATCACG GCTCGTAAAAGGCTCATGGAGACCTTCAGAGAGATCATTGGCAGACGTAGGAGGGGAGAAGAAACTCGAGAGGATTTTCTTCAGTCAATGTTGCAGAGAGACTCACTCCCACCCAGTGAAAAGCTTGATGACTCGGAGATAATGGATAACCTGCTGACATTGATAATTGCTGGACAAACGACCACGGCAGCGGCAATGATGTGGAGTGTAAAGTTTCTACATGACAACAGAGAAGCACAGGACATACTCAGG GAAGAACAGTTATCTATAACCAATATTAAACCAGACGGAGCTTCACTTAGCCATGAAGATCTAAATAACATACGTTATGGTTTGAAG GTAGTCAAGGAAACATTGAGAATGTCCAATGTCCTGCTTTGGTTTCCTCGTGTCGCACTTCAAGACTGCACGATCGAAGGTGAGTTACTCAACCTCCTTTTAAGATATCAATACAATTATGCTCATTATGGTTTGCTTAATTATAGGAGAGCGTCATTAGTTTTTCTGGCCTTCTATGACTATGTTACTAACCATACAGGGTATGACATAAAGAAAGGTTGGCATGTTAACATCGATGCAACTTACATACATCACGACTCTGATTTGTACAATGATCCGTTGAAATTCAACCCAAAAAGATTTGAT GAACATCAAAAGCCGTACAGTTTCATACCTTTCGGATCAGGGCCTAGGACATGCCTTGGGATCAATATGGCGAAAGTGACAATGTTAGTCTTTTTACACAGGCTCGCCGGTGGTTATAC GTGGACCCTTGATGATTTAGACACTTGCTTAGAAAAGAAGGCACACATACCTAGGCTAAGGAGCGGTTGCCCAATAACTTTGAAGTCCTTGAGCAAAACCATGCTAGAGGCATAA